One Deefgea tanakiae genomic region harbors:
- a CDS encoding GGDEF domain-containing protein, producing MEIAISFTSLLWATGLSGIIAIAQYILLTRSHHSERGLGTIACGGGLLAAGSITLVFLLNTDYGAAAAIVWISGLLVLLAGTRRFFARPALLGWWAMALAAAVFVLLLQSLGVVYPQTALSLMCLISVPVWLVIAYEARLAHNDEQWAVPRSLLLSSLLIFALTFLALGLGLVPQDNFHATLLITLLISQLVLPYAYHNALSHRLHTRLVKLARYDALTGLLNRRGIEECAIKEFRRAQKYQQSFAMICVNLKQFQEINQRYGFVAGDMALRQSARVLKDIAGDAAITIGRFTGNDFILLCSNIPTQPMRNMMLEIELSINALQIDHSDSSFHPSCVVNMVRAGVDGDSIYELLESLQAAILKRKAAVSSKSALSQEDLSALVSQIQSSQQTGMSVGAKPKAA from the coding sequence ATGGAAATTGCAATTTCATTCACTTCTTTACTGTGGGCAACAGGTCTCAGCGGCATCATCGCGATTGCGCAGTATATTTTACTGACTCGATCCCACCATTCTGAACGTGGATTGGGCACGATCGCTTGCGGCGGGGGATTGCTCGCGGCTGGCAGTATTACATTGGTCTTTCTGCTCAATACCGATTACGGCGCAGCTGCAGCTATCGTCTGGATCAGTGGTCTGCTCGTCCTACTAGCAGGAACGCGTCGTTTTTTTGCCCGCCCTGCGCTACTCGGTTGGTGGGCGATGGCACTCGCTGCCGCGGTATTCGTATTGCTGCTGCAATCTTTAGGTGTGGTCTACCCCCAAACAGCATTAAGTTTAATGTGCCTGATCTCTGTACCCGTGTGGTTGGTGATTGCTTATGAGGCGCGCCTTGCCCATAACGATGAGCAATGGGCCGTGCCACGTAGTTTATTGCTCTCTAGTCTGCTTATTTTTGCGCTTACTTTTTTAGCGCTCGGACTTGGGCTGGTTCCGCAAGACAACTTCCATGCAACCTTGCTCATTACGCTGCTGATTAGCCAATTGGTTTTGCCCTATGCCTATCACAACGCTTTATCACATCGACTGCATACTCGGTTGGTGAAGCTCGCGCGTTATGATGCGCTCACCGGATTATTGAATCGGCGTGGTATTGAAGAGTGCGCCATCAAAGAATTTCGCCGCGCGCAGAAATACCAGCAATCGTTCGCGATGATTTGCGTCAATCTGAAGCAGTTTCAAGAAATCAATCAGCGTTATGGTTTTGTTGCTGGGGATATGGCTTTACGCCAATCGGCAAGGGTACTCAAAGATATTGCCGGTGATGCCGCAATTACCATTGGGCGTTTTACGGGGAATGATTTTATTTTATTGTGTAGCAATATACCGACGCAGCCAATGCGCAATATGATGCTGGAAATCGAACTTTCGATTAATGCGCTGCAAATTGACCATAGCGACAGCAGTTTTCACCCGAGCTGTGTCGTCAATATGGTGCGCGCTGGCGTAGATGGCGACTCGATCTATGAATTATTAGAGAGTCTACAAGCGGCGATTCTAAAACGAAAAGCTGCGGTGAGTAGTAAATCAGCGCTGAGCCAAGAAGATCTCAGCGCCTTGGTGAGTCAAATTCAAAGCAGTCAACAAACGGGTATGTCTGTAGGGGCAAAGCCAAAAGCTGCATAG
- a CDS encoding cation diffusion facilitator family transporter — MSYAPHTNHQHPEGEQHPHPHDRPHGHNAKHDHRNDHSHHHHDHGVPTSQKRLIFALVVTFGFAFIELAGGIWSGSLALISDAGHMMTDSAALLLALIANVIGQRPANAGKSYGYARAELIGALVNSLTMIALVVWIIVEAVQRLLHPEPVNGMGVMVIAVIGLLVNVFSAWQLSHDHDNLNSRAALIHVLGDLLGSVAAIAAGAVIYFTGWMPIDPILSIAVSLLILRSTWNLLRQSTHLLMEGVPDGIDLIQVGERLAAVPGIVEVHDLHVWSIGSKRKALSAHLIISEPLAWPSLILQLNQMLENDYGIDHVTLQPAWLSERDGKIVPIHRIEH; from the coding sequence ATGAGTTACGCACCACATACGAATCACCAACATCCAGAAGGTGAGCAACACCCGCATCCGCACGATAGACCGCATGGGCACAATGCCAAGCACGACCATCGCAACGACCACAGTCACCACCATCACGACCATGGCGTACCCACCTCACAAAAACGCCTGATTTTTGCGCTGGTAGTTACCTTTGGCTTTGCCTTCATCGAATTGGCTGGCGGTATTTGGTCTGGTTCATTGGCCTTGATTTCTGATGCGGGTCATATGATGACCGACAGCGCGGCCTTACTGCTGGCGCTGATTGCCAATGTCATTGGTCAGCGCCCCGCGAATGCCGGTAAATCCTATGGTTACGCCCGTGCCGAATTAATTGGCGCGCTGGTTAATAGCCTGACGATGATTGCCTTGGTGGTGTGGATTATCGTCGAGGCCGTACAGCGCCTACTGCACCCAGAGCCTGTCAATGGTATGGGGGTGATGGTGATTGCCGTGATTGGCCTGCTGGTGAATGTGTTTTCCGCTTGGCAGCTATCGCACGATCATGACAACCTCAATAGCCGCGCGGCACTGATCCATGTGCTGGGTGATTTATTGGGCTCAGTCGCCGCGATTGCTGCTGGCGCGGTGATTTATTTCACTGGCTGGATGCCGATTGATCCGATCTTGTCGATTGCTGTTTCGCTACTGATTTTGCGTTCAACTTGGAATTTACTCCGCCAATCCACCCATCTACTGATGGAGGGCGTGCCTGACGGCATTGATCTGATCCAAGTAGGCGAGCGCCTCGCTGCCGTACCTGGCATTGTCGAAGTGCATGATTTGCATGTTTGGAGCATTGGCAGCAAGCGCAAAGCCTTGTCGGCACACTTAATAATTAGTGAACCACTGGCTTGGCCTAGCTTGATTTTGCAGCTCAATCAAATGCTAGAAAATGATTACGGCATTGATCATGTGACATTGCAACCGGCGTGGTTGAGTGAACGAGATGGTAAAATCGTACCTATTCACCGTATCGAGCATTGA
- a CDS encoding tyrosine-type recombinase/integrase, whose protein sequence is MAILTDTKAKAIKPDDKPLPHGGVMGLRLIPSKIKGRGRWELRFVSPLTGKRRDAGLGSYPEIGIASAKEKAEAMRKLVAEGIDPLDAKAREKAAPATPTFQQAAEILHKDLAPSWSNPKHVNDWINSMHIYVFKHIGAMPVTEITPKHIADVLRPFWLKKAETASRVKQRMSAVMGWAWAHGFIAANPVDVVRYLLPKQGEAARVEHFPAMPWRDVPAFVASNLSSRQSVSANALMFLMLTAARSGEIRGAAWAEIDLDSAIWTIPAERMKMGIAHRIPLSDSAMEILRAQQGQHPTLVFPSPRAEKPLSDSVLTMFLRKKNAHSNTGERTATAHGFRSSFRDWASVNQYPGDWAERALAHEIENKSEAAYNRDDLLEHRAVMMQAWADFLNGKTSKPNNVVPLRAA, encoded by the coding sequence ATGGCGATTCTCACTGATACCAAAGCAAAAGCGATAAAGCCCGACGATAAACCGCTACCTCATGGTGGCGTGATGGGTTTGCGATTAATTCCAAGCAAGATTAAAGGCCGTGGCAGATGGGAATTGCGCTTTGTTTCGCCCCTCACGGGAAAACGCCGCGATGCTGGCTTGGGTAGTTATCCTGAAATAGGAATTGCCAGCGCCAAAGAAAAGGCCGAGGCCATGCGCAAGCTCGTTGCTGAGGGCATCGACCCGCTTGATGCGAAAGCACGAGAGAAAGCAGCACCAGCAACGCCCACATTCCAACAGGCTGCCGAAATACTGCATAAAGACTTAGCGCCGAGCTGGAGCAATCCAAAGCATGTAAACGATTGGATAAACAGCATGCACATTTATGTGTTCAAGCACATAGGTGCAATGCCCGTTACTGAGATCACACCAAAACACATTGCCGATGTATTGCGCCCTTTCTGGCTAAAGAAAGCCGAAACAGCCAGCCGAGTGAAACAACGCATGAGCGCGGTGATGGGGTGGGCTTGGGCACATGGCTTTATTGCAGCTAATCCCGTTGATGTAGTTCGTTACCTATTACCCAAGCAAGGCGAGGCCGCAAGGGTGGAGCATTTCCCTGCCATGCCATGGCGTGACGTTCCCGCCTTTGTTGCCAGCAATCTATCTAGTCGCCAAAGTGTGAGCGCTAATGCTTTGATGTTTTTAATGTTGACCGCTGCACGATCTGGCGAAATACGCGGCGCGGCTTGGGCTGAAATAGATTTAGACAGCGCAATTTGGACGATACCCGCCGAACGGATGAAAATGGGCATAGCTCACCGCATACCCTTATCTGATTCGGCAATGGAGATATTGAGAGCGCAGCAAGGCCAGCACCCGACTTTGGTGTTTCCAAGCCCTAGAGCTGAAAAACCCCTATCCGATAGCGTATTGACGATGTTTCTACGCAAGAAAAACGCCCACAGCAACACAGGCGAACGGACAGCAACCGCACACGGCTTTAGATCATCTTTCCGAGATTGGGCAAGCGTGAATCAATACCCGGGTGATTGGGCTGAAAGAGCTTTAGCGCATGAGATCGAAAACAAATCAGAGGCCGCCTACAACCGCGACGACCTGCTAGAGCACCGCGCTGTGATGATGCAAGCTTGGGCTGATTTTCTAAACGGCAAAACCAGCAAGCCGAATAACGTAGTGCCATTAAGAGCTGCATAA
- a CDS encoding CNP1-like family protein: protein MRNILLLTALLAGFSQAAEYDAHTPDGMGADGGGFKDIFSRINAPAPIPQEQDFQFPTIATLQAWAPIQFYQEMKSNSYKIALDSLSLGKDQVVRYVVAVGPKSGGNQNIIFEGIDCKTNQYRTYGWGNSKQEWTKNSKVTWKLIQKNQHNAWQASLADSFCRVGEPWPIETIRKDFKADKQSGDCPACRNK from the coding sequence ATGCGCAATATTCTACTGTTGACTGCTTTACTAGCGGGATTCTCACAAGCGGCAGAATATGATGCCCACACGCCTGACGGTATGGGCGCAGACGGCGGCGGATTCAAAGATATTTTTAGTCGCATCAATGCGCCAGCACCAATCCCACAGGAACAAGATTTTCAATTTCCAACGATTGCCACACTGCAAGCGTGGGCACCGATTCAGTTTTACCAAGAAATGAAGTCTAACAGCTATAAAATTGCGCTCGATAGCCTGAGCTTGGGTAAAGACCAAGTTGTCCGCTATGTCGTTGCGGTAGGCCCAAAATCTGGCGGCAATCAAAATATTATTTTTGAAGGCATCGACTGCAAGACCAATCAGTACCGCACTTATGGCTGGGGCAATTCGAAGCAAGAATGGACTAAAAATAGTAAAGTCACTTGGAAGTTAATTCAGAAAAATCAACACAATGCATGGCAAGCCAGCCTTGCCGATTCATTTTGTAGGGTCGGTGAGCCATGGCCTATCGAAACCATCCGTAAAGACTTTAAAGCCGACAAGCAGTCCGGCGACTGTCCTGCTTGCCGCAATAAATAA
- a CDS encoding pseudouridine synthase yields the protein MKKLSLDKILQSQGFGSRKGCRDLIEDGDVSIDGVVITKWKTEFVPQGLVFQVFDETWEYREKVYLVLNKPSGYECSRKPTHHPAVLTLFPQNMEWRDVQTVGRLDHDTTGLLLLSDDGAFIHAQSSPKRHQPKTYIATTAEAVTDKLVADLLAGVQLIDENAPIAALVANKVAENQIEMILEQGKYHQVKRMLAAAGNHCSALSRVQIGGLKLADLALAEGEWRYLTADELLLLQRD from the coding sequence ATGAAAAAACTATCGCTCGATAAAATTCTGCAAAGCCAAGGCTTTGGTTCTCGCAAAGGCTGCCGTGATTTAATCGAGGACGGTGACGTTTCGATCGATGGCGTCGTGATTACCAAATGGAAAACCGAATTCGTACCGCAAGGTTTGGTGTTTCAAGTATTCGATGAAACGTGGGAATACCGCGAAAAAGTCTATCTGGTGCTCAATAAACCAAGTGGCTATGAGTGCTCACGTAAACCAACGCATCACCCTGCGGTGCTGACGCTGTTTCCACAGAATATGGAATGGCGTGATGTGCAAACGGTGGGGCGACTTGATCATGACACCACTGGATTGCTGCTGTTGTCGGACGATGGCGCTTTTATTCATGCGCAAAGCTCACCTAAACGTCACCAACCGAAAACCTATATCGCGACCACCGCTGAGGCGGTTACGGACAAATTAGTCGCTGATTTATTGGCTGGCGTGCAATTGATTGATGAGAATGCACCGATTGCAGCACTCGTTGCCAATAAAGTGGCTGAAAATCAAATCGAGATGATTTTGGAGCAAGGCAAATATCATCAAGTGAAGCGAATGTTGGCCGCCGCTGGTAATCATTGCAGTGCATTATCGCGCGTACAAATTGGTGGCTTAAAGTTGGCTGATTTGGCTTTGGCCGAGGGCGAGTGGCGTTATTTAACGGCGGATGAATTGCTGCTTTTGCAGCGTGATTAA
- a CDS encoding carbohydrate kinase family protein, producing the protein MSALICGSMAYDTIMVFPDQFKKHILPEQIHILSVSFLVPEMRRELGGCAGNIAYTLKMLGSEPLIMATVGQDFGVYATWLDQLSISRAYISEQEGFTGQCFITTDLDDNQITAFHPGAMGVSHLNQVSAVKEKLAIAIVSPDGKQGMQDHSRQLAAAKVPFIFDPGQGMPMFSGEELIELIELADYVTLNDYEAEMLGQRTGLSIAEIAAKVKALVVTLGAEGAQIYADGVRHDIPAVPAAAVLDPTGCGDAFRAGLLHGLMRGWDWPTTGRLASLLGSIKIAQRGGQNHKFTLATLNEQYRAAFGSELPQ; encoded by the coding sequence ATGTCAGCACTGATTTGCGGCTCAATGGCCTACGACACAATTATGGTCTTTCCCGACCAGTTTAAAAAGCACATCTTGCCTGAGCAAATCCATATTTTGTCAGTGTCTTTTTTAGTGCCTGAGATGCGTCGTGAATTAGGCGGTTGTGCGGGCAATATTGCGTACACATTGAAAATGTTAGGTTCAGAGCCACTCATTATGGCAACAGTCGGTCAAGACTTCGGTGTTTATGCGACGTGGTTGGATCAATTGTCAATCTCACGTGCTTATATCTCCGAGCAAGAAGGCTTTACCGGCCAATGTTTTATTACGACTGATTTAGACGACAACCAAATCACGGCCTTCCACCCGGGCGCGATGGGCGTGTCGCACTTAAATCAAGTGAGTGCTGTAAAAGAAAAACTCGCCATTGCGATTGTGTCGCCCGATGGTAAACAAGGCATGCAAGACCATAGCCGCCAACTCGCCGCCGCAAAAGTGCCATTCATTTTCGATCCGGGTCAAGGTATGCCGATGTTCAGTGGTGAAGAGTTGATCGAATTGATTGAATTGGCCGACTACGTCACCCTCAATGATTATGAGGCGGAAATGCTGGGTCAGCGTACCGGTCTGTCGATTGCTGAAATTGCAGCCAAGGTTAAAGCCTTGGTCGTGACTTTAGGCGCAGAAGGTGCGCAGATTTATGCGGATGGCGTGCGTCATGATATTCCTGCCGTGCCAGCAGCAGCGGTGCTCGATCCTACTGGGTGTGGCGATGCGTTCCGTGCGGGCTTATTGCATGGCTTGATGCGCGGCTGGGATTGGCCAACCACAGGTCGCTTGGCCAGCCTATTGGGCAGTATCAAGATTGCTCAGCGCGGCGGGCAAAATCATAAATTTACTCTGGCGACATTGAACGAGCAATACCGTGCCGCATTTGGTAGCGAATTGCCGCAGTAA
- a CDS encoding response regulator codes for MRILLVEDDLLLGEGIQDGLVDAGFVVDWLHDGEAGRSALQTEHSFDLVVLDIAMPRLTGMELLAWIRRHLGDLPVLLLTARDSIEDRIKGLDAGADDYLIKPFALGELIARIHALLRRAQGRSENSLTWQNIQLDPIHKTASQHGQTLDLTAMEFKLLHLLMANYPHYLSRGQFDEKLYGWQGDIESNTLDVHLSHLRKKLGREVIRNVRNLGWRLESD; via the coding sequence GACGATCTCTTGCTCGGTGAAGGCATACAAGATGGGCTGGTTGATGCCGGTTTTGTTGTCGACTGGTTGCACGACGGCGAAGCCGGGCGCAGCGCGCTGCAAACCGAGCACAGTTTTGATTTAGTGGTACTCGATATCGCGATGCCGCGCCTCACCGGCATGGAATTACTGGCATGGATTCGCCGTCATTTGGGCGATTTGCCGGTACTGCTACTCACCGCCAGAGATTCTATCGAGGATCGTATCAAAGGCCTGGATGCAGGAGCTGATGATTACTTAATCAAGCCCTTTGCCTTGGGTGAGTTGATTGCCCGCATCCATGCGCTGCTGCGCCGCGCACAGGGACGAAGCGAAAATAGCCTGACTTGGCAAAACATTCAGCTCGACCCCATCCACAAAACCGCCAGCCAGCATGGGCAAACGCTTGATTTAACCGCGATGGAATTTAAATTACTCCATCTACTGATGGCCAATTATCCGCATTACTTATCACGCGGCCAGTTCGATGAAAAACTCTATGGCTGGCAAGGCGATATTGAGAGCAACACGCTCGATGTGCATCTTTCGCATTTACGCAAAAAACTCGGCCGTGAAGTGATTCGTAATGTGCGTAATTTAGGCTGGCGCTTGGAGTCCGATTGA
- a CDS encoding ATP-binding protein, translating to MIKRIQHWLHHSLVSRLTLLVSLATLCAWIVFSVVLLHEARKETAEVLDRQLTAYADMLWQNLGDEDDLKPALYKNRDKHVVLGFSLRDREGGEVISSLATAFPVQPAASRYPYLIQHQGHAWQITVRQDDERQLIVGEPQRNQLKIAHELSEHLGETAMWAFLLLLPLLLLAIRQGLKPLKLVTAELAEREPNNLNPLEIAVPCEITPLRDRLNTLFAQVSNTLARERRFTADAAHELRTPLAGLRVQIELAQNSPRAEIREKALGKALAGVDRTTRLVTQLLALSRLEHGEQLEFEAISLPDLARTALIEADLPIDDGHLIVDQATPMRGQPILLGLLLRNVLDNARHYAGKAASIQIQINGVRLRVTDDGPGVSEADLTRLGERFYRPPGQAQPGVGLGLSIVRRIADLHGAKLQLSNLPEGGFCVEVIFNLDLPS from the coding sequence TTGATTAAACGCATTCAACATTGGCTACATCACTCGCTGGTCAGCCGCCTCACCTTACTGGTTTCGCTCGCCACTTTGTGTGCGTGGATTGTCTTTAGTGTCGTTTTACTACACGAGGCGCGCAAAGAAACGGCGGAAGTACTTGATCGCCAACTCACCGCCTACGCCGATATGTTGTGGCAAAACTTAGGCGATGAAGATGATTTAAAACCAGCACTGTATAAAAATCGAGATAAACACGTGGTGCTAGGTTTTAGCTTGCGCGATCGTGAAGGCGGCGAAGTCATTAGCAGTCTAGCAACGGCTTTTCCGGTGCAACCCGCAGCCAGTCGATACCCTTATTTAATCCAACACCAAGGACATGCTTGGCAAATCACGGTGCGACAAGACGATGAACGGCAACTCATCGTGGGCGAACCACAGCGCAATCAATTAAAAATTGCTCATGAACTCAGCGAGCATTTAGGCGAAACCGCAATGTGGGCGTTTTTGTTGCTGCTGCCTTTGCTATTGTTGGCCATTCGCCAAGGACTGAAACCGCTCAAGTTGGTGACTGCCGAACTCGCCGAACGCGAACCGAATAATCTCAATCCGCTTGAGATTGCGGTGCCTTGTGAAATCACACCGCTGCGCGATCGACTGAACACCTTATTTGCCCAAGTCAGCAACACCTTGGCACGTGAGCGGCGCTTTACTGCCGATGCAGCACATGAATTACGCACGCCGCTGGCAGGACTACGCGTGCAAATTGAACTGGCTCAGAATAGTCCACGCGCAGAAATTCGTGAAAAAGCACTCGGCAAAGCGCTAGCCGGCGTGGATCGAACGACACGACTTGTGACTCAACTGTTGGCTCTGTCACGTCTTGAGCATGGCGAACAGCTTGAGTTTGAGGCGATCTCTTTGCCCGACTTAGCCAGAACCGCGCTCATCGAAGCAGATTTACCCATCGATGATGGACATTTGATTGTCGATCAAGCGACTCCAATGCGTGGGCAACCGATTTTATTGGGTTTATTGCTGAGAAATGTACTCGATAATGCAAGACATTACGCGGGAAAAGCTGCAAGCATTCAAATTCAGATCAACGGGGTGCGACTCCGCGTCACTGACGATGGCCCTGGCGTTAGCGAGGCCGATTTAACTCGTCTGGGTGAGCGCTTTTATCGCCCGCCGGGCCAAGCACAGCCCGGCGTGGGTCTAGGGCTTTCTATCGTTCGTCGCATCGCCGATCTGCACGGCGCCAAATTACAGTTAAGCAATCTGCCTGAAGGTGGATTTTGTGTTGAAGTGATCTTTAATCTGGACCTCCCATCATGA